A part of Paraburkholderia largidicola genomic DNA contains:
- a CDS encoding GcvT family protein produces MSIPLPTQARVVIIGGGIIGCSVAYHLTKLGWTDVVLLEQGQLSCGTTWHAAGLVGQLRAQESMTKLIRYSTALYAELEADTGLATGWKQCGSLSVARTAERMTQLKRTAAVARAYGVTCDVIGPKEAGELWPPMRTDDLHGAVWLPGDGKANPTDLTQALARGARQRGARIVENTRVTAIHTRPASKGREASGVAWRDKEGNEGTIAAQVVVNCAGQWAKSVGRLCGVTVPLHSAEHYYIVTERIAGVHPDLPVMRDPDGYIYFKEEVGGLVMGGFEPDAKPWGMNGIPDNFEFQLLPDDWDQFQILMENALQRVPALETAQVRQFYNGPESFTPDNNFMLGEAPELRNFYVGAGFNSMGIASAGGAGMALAEWIAAGEPTMDLWPVDIRRFARFNGNDTWLHDRVKETLGLHYAMPWPNRELDSARPFRRSPLYALLRDEGACFGSKMGWERPNFFAPSQEAARIDYAFGQQKWLSWSGAEHRACREGVALFDMTSFSKFLVKGRDAEAVLQRIVANDVAVPVGTTVYTGMLNERGGYESDFTLTRVADDQYLLVTGSAQTTRDFDTLDRRIPPDSHCMLVDMTSQYAVLAVMGPHARDLLASVSKADWSNEGFAFGQSREVDIGYATVRATHLSYVGELGWELYVPVEFAVGVYETLQAAGKRFGLKNAGYYALESLRIEKGYRAWGRELSPDTNPFEAGLAFACKLDKDMPFIGRDALVKLRDEPLQRRLVVFTADGASDRMLWGGEAILRDGQAVGFVSSAAFGHTLGCPVAMGYVKRDDGAPLDQAWLTSGRYQIDVAGDLLPATLHLKAPYDPASARIKS; encoded by the coding sequence CGACACGGGTCTGGCGACGGGCTGGAAGCAATGCGGCTCGCTATCGGTTGCGCGCACGGCTGAACGCATGACGCAGCTCAAACGCACGGCCGCCGTCGCGCGCGCCTACGGCGTGACGTGCGACGTGATCGGCCCGAAGGAAGCCGGCGAACTGTGGCCGCCGATGCGCACCGACGACCTGCATGGCGCAGTCTGGCTGCCCGGCGACGGCAAGGCGAATCCAACCGATCTGACGCAGGCGCTCGCGCGCGGCGCGCGTCAGCGCGGCGCGCGCATCGTCGAGAACACGCGCGTCACTGCGATTCACACGCGGCCTGCGTCGAAGGGGCGCGAAGCTAGCGGTGTCGCATGGCGCGACAAGGAAGGCAACGAAGGGACGATCGCCGCGCAGGTCGTCGTCAATTGCGCAGGGCAATGGGCGAAAAGCGTTGGCCGTCTGTGCGGCGTGACGGTGCCGCTGCATTCGGCCGAGCACTACTACATCGTCACGGAGCGCATTGCAGGCGTGCATCCCGACCTGCCCGTGATGCGCGACCCGGACGGCTACATCTATTTCAAGGAAGAAGTGGGTGGGCTCGTGATGGGCGGCTTCGAACCGGACGCGAAACCGTGGGGCATGAACGGCATCCCCGACAACTTCGAGTTCCAGCTGCTGCCCGACGACTGGGATCAATTCCAGATCCTGATGGAGAACGCGCTGCAACGCGTGCCCGCGCTCGAAACGGCGCAGGTGCGCCAGTTCTACAACGGCCCCGAGTCGTTCACGCCCGACAACAACTTCATGCTGGGCGAAGCGCCCGAGCTGCGCAACTTCTATGTCGGCGCGGGCTTCAACTCGATGGGCATTGCGTCGGCGGGTGGCGCGGGCATGGCGCTCGCCGAGTGGATCGCCGCCGGCGAGCCGACGATGGACCTGTGGCCTGTGGACATTCGCCGCTTCGCGCGCTTCAACGGCAACGACACCTGGCTGCACGACCGCGTGAAGGAAACGCTCGGCCTGCACTACGCGATGCCCTGGCCGAACCGCGAACTCGATAGTGCGCGGCCCTTCCGCCGCTCGCCCCTCTACGCGCTGCTACGCGACGAAGGCGCGTGCTTCGGCAGCAAGATGGGCTGGGAACGTCCGAATTTCTTCGCGCCGTCGCAGGAAGCGGCACGCATCGACTATGCGTTCGGCCAGCAGAAATGGCTGTCGTGGAGCGGCGCAGAACATCGCGCGTGCCGCGAAGGCGTCGCGCTGTTCGATATGACGTCGTTCTCCAAGTTTCTCGTCAAGGGACGCGACGCGGAAGCGGTGCTGCAGAGGATCGTCGCGAACGATGTAGCCGTGCCCGTCGGTACGACCGTCTATACGGGCATGCTCAACGAACGCGGCGGCTACGAGTCGGACTTCACGCTCACGCGCGTCGCCGACGATCAATACCTGCTCGTCACAGGCTCCGCGCAGACCACACGCGATTTCGACACCCTCGACAGGCGCATTCCACCCGATAGCCATTGCATGCTCGTCGACATGACGAGCCAGTATGCGGTGCTCGCCGTGATGGGGCCGCACGCTCGCGATCTGCTCGCGAGCGTGTCGAAGGCCGACTGGAGCAACGAGGGCTTTGCATTCGGACAGAGCCGTGAAGTGGATATCGGTTACGCCACCGTGCGCGCGACGCACCTCTCGTACGTCGGTGAACTGGGCTGGGAACTGTATGTGCCCGTCGAGTTCGCAGTCGGCGTCTACGAAACGTTGCAAGCGGCGGGGAAGCGTTTCGGCCTGAAAAACGCGGGGTATTACGCGCTCGAGTCGCTGCGGATCGAGAAAGGTTATCGCGCGTGGGGACGCGAACTGTCGCCGGATACCAATCCGTTCGAAGCGGGTCTCGCGTTCGCATGCAAGCTCGACAAGGACATGCCGTTCATCGGCCGCGATGCGCTCGTGAAGCTGCGCGACGAGCCGCTGCAACGACGCCTCGTCGTGTTCACCGCCGATGGCGCGAGCGATCGCATGCTATGGGGCGGCGAAGCAATTCTGCGCGATGGCCAGGCGGTCGGCTTCGTGAGCTCGGCGGCGTTCGGACATACGCTCGGCTGTCCCGTCGCGATGGGCTATGTGAAACGCGACGACGGCGCCCCGCTCGATCAAGCCTGGCTCACCAGCGGCCGCTATCAGATCGACGTCGCCGGCGATCTGCTGCCCGCGACGCTGCATCTGAAAGCGCCCTACGATCCCGCTTCCGCTCGCATCAAAAGCTGA